CTGTCAGGAGTCATGTCAATGATCGGTAAGGGAATGATCAAAGCATTGGTGAGGCGGGCGGCGTCTCACCTGTGGCGTCAGTCACATTTCACTTTATGGACGACATAACTCTCAAATGTGACAAGGGGATTAGGCTGCGGATCATGGGAATCCGTGATATCGCCATTCATACTCTTGCCGACGCACCCACCACCCTGGCCGAGCTGGCCGGGGACAAGACCGTCCTCGTCGTGAACGTCGCCTCCAAGTGCGGCCTCACCCCGCAGTACGCGGGTCTCGTCGACCTCCAGCGGACCTACGGAGACCGGGGCTTCACCGTCGTCGGCGTGCCGTGCAACCAGTTCCTCGGTCAGGAGCCGGGCAGCGCCGAGGAGATCCAGGAGTTCTGTTCCACCACCTACGGCGTCGACTTCCCGCTGCTGGCCAAGACCGAGGTCAACGGCGACGACAGGCATCCCCTCTACGACGCGCTGACCGCCACCCCCGACGCCGAGGGTGAGGCCGGTGACGTCAAGTGGAACTTCGAGAAGTTCCTCGTCGCGCGGGACGGGGAGGTGCTGGCCAGGTTCCGGCCGACCGTCGAGCCCGGCGACCCCGCCCTCATCGCGGCGATCGAGAAGTCCCTCTAGCCGCGCAGCTGCCCCTGACGATCAGCTCGGTGGGCAGCAGCACGCCGCGCGGTCTCCTGGAGCCGCCGCGCAACACCAGCTCGGCGGCCCGGTAGCCGATGTCCCTGGCGGGCTGGGCGATCACCGTCAGCGGCGGTGAGCACAGCTCCGCCCAGGGCACGTCGTCGAACATGATCAGGGACAGGTCCCTGGGGATGCGCAGGTCCAGCTCCCTCGCCGCCAGCACGGCCGCCTCGCCCAGCAGGTTGCCCCCGGCCAGCACGGCGGTCAGGTCGGGCCGGTGCTGGAAGAGCCCGGCCGCGGCGGCGTACGCGGAGTCGCGGCTGCCCCGGGCGACGACGACCAGCTCCTCGTCGACGAGGGGGCCCAGCGCCTGCCTGAAGACCGACAGGCGCTGCTCCTGCCCCGGGCCGCCCAGGTAGGCGATGCGCCGGTGTCCCAGCCCCGTCAGGTAGTCGACCGCGGTCCTGACCCCCGCACGGTCGTCGGCCACCACCGCCGGGATGTCGTCGCGCCCGGCCGAGAGCCGGTGCGCGAACACCGTGATCACCCCGGCCCGCAGGGTCGGCGCCCAGCTGTCGCCGTCGCCCGAGGGGATCGCGACCACCCGGTCCACGCCCTGCTCCAGCAGCATGCCGATCAGCTCGGCCTCGCGCTCCGGGTCGTCACCGGTCGCGCCCACGATCACCGGCTCACCCGCCGAGCGCGCGCAGGCGAGCACGCCGTCGGCCACCCGGCCGTAGAAGGTGTCGGTGATGTCGGGCAGCAGCAGCCCGATGCCGCCCGAGCGCCGCTGGCGCAGGTTGCGCCCGAGCGCGCTGGGCCGGTAGTCGAGCTGGGCGGCGACGGTCAGCACCCGCTCCCTGGTCTCCGGGCTGGCCGACCCGCCGGACAGAACCCGGGACACCGTGGCGACCCCCACCCCGGCCGCCCCGGCGACGTCCTTGATCGTCGTACGACGCATGTTCATGGAAACGATTCCATCATGATTTCCGAGCTCAATCCAGTGCGGAGCGAGAATGACTGTCCTGCTGACAGGCCAGAACCGGGCAGCCTCTTGACACGGATGTCCGTTTCCGATGAGATGCATGAAAACGTATCCAATATCGGGTGAACGCGGGGTTGGCCCGAGGCGACAAGGACTCCCATGGCATCCATCGTTCTCAGCAAAGTCGACAAGATCTACGCGGGCGGCGTCAAAGCCGTGAACGGCCTCGACCTTGAGATCAAGGACGGGGAGTTCATGGTGCTGGTGGGCCCCTCCGGATGTGGCAAGTCCACCGCCCTGCGGATGATCGCCGGGCTTGAGGACATCAGCGGTGGCGAGATCGCCATCGGCGACCGGGTGGTCAACCACCTGCCCCCGAAGGACCGTGACATCGCCATGGTCTTCCAGAACTACGCGCTCTACCCGCACATGACCGTCGAGGAGAACCTCGCCTTCGGTCTGAAGCTCCGCAAGATGCCCAAGGCGGAGATCGCCAAGCGCGTCGGCGAGGCCGCCAAGATGCTCGGCCTCGACCAGTACCTCAAGCGCAAGCCCGCCGCCCTCTCCGGTGGCCAGCGCCAGCGTGTCGCCATGGGCCGCGCCATCGTGCGCGAGCCGCAGGCCTTCCTCATGGACGAGCCGCTGTCCAACCTGGACGCCAAGCTCCGCGTCTCCATGCGGGCCTCCCTCAACACCCTGCACGAGCGCCTGGGCGTGACGACCGTCTACGTCACCCACGACCAGGTCGAGGCGATGACCCTCGGCGACCGCGTCTGCGTGCTGCGCGACGGCCTGCTCCAGCAGGTCGACACCCCGCAGAACCTCTTCGACAAGCCGGTCAACCTGTTCGTCGCGGGCTTCATGGGCTCCCCGTCGATGAACTTCGTCACCGCCGAGCTGGTGCGCGGTGAGGGCGGCGCCGCCGTCACCTTCGCGGGCTTCAAGCTGCCGGTACCGGCCGAGACCTTCACCGAGAAGCAGGGCCTCGACCAGTACTTCGGCAAGCAGATCATCCTGGGCATCCGCCCCTCCGACTTCGACGACTCGATCGCCGCCAACGGCTCCTCCTCCGGCTGGGTCCGCCTGCCGGTCCGCGCCGAGGTCACCGAGGAGCTGGGCTCTGAGATCAACGTGCTGTTCCTGATCGACGCCCCGCCGGTCCAGCACCAGGACACCGTGGCCGCCGCCGCCGACGACGGCGAGGAGGACGCGACCCTGCCGCTGGTGGGCGACAAGTCGCTGTGGACCGCCCGGGTCAACTCCCGCAGCCACGTCCGTCCCGGCCAGAACATCGAGCTGATCGTCGACACCCACAACCTGCACTTCTTCGACCCGGTCTCGGGTCTGGCGATCGGTCACGAGGCCAACGCCCGCGTCTGATCCACCTCACGGGCCGTGAGGCTCGTCTCCGTACCACCACCGCAGGCCGGAAGGGCCCGCGCCACGACCCCCTCCCGTGGCGCGGGCCCTTTCCGTCGGGCTCTCCCCATCCGGTTCCAGCCGGGCCTCTTCGGCGGCCGGTTCCCGCCGCTTTCCCGCCCAAGGTTTCCCATCGGCGGCTTCCCACCGCCGGGATTTCGCAGGCGGCTCTTCCTCAGCGGCGGGCGAGGCGGCGCGAGAACCGGCCGATCAGGTGGAGGGGGAGCAGCCTGCCGACCCTGACGATGACCTTGTAGCGCAGGTCGGGGATGCTCACCCGCACGCCACGGGCCAGATCGCGCATGGCCTCGCGGACGACGTTGTCCGCCGACAGCCAGAAGAACTCGGGGATGCCCGACTTGTCCATCGAGGCGCGCTCGTGGAACTCGGTGTGCACGAACCCCGGGCACAGGGCCATGACCCGCACGCGGCTCCCGGCCATCTCGACGGCCACTGACTCGCTGAAACTGACCACCCACGCCTTGGACGCGCTGTAGGAGCCCCGGGTGAAGAACGCCGCCACCGAGGCCACATTGATCACCGCGCCCCGGTCGCGCTCCCTCATCCCCGGCAGCGCGGCCAGCGTCAGCCGCAGCACCGCCTCGCAGTGCAGCTTGAGCATCCGCAGCTCCTCCTCCGCGGGCACGTCGAGGAAGTGGCCCCGGTGGCCGAAACCCGCGTTGTTGACCAGCAGGTCGACCCCCTCGTGGAGTCGCCGCTCCACCGCCTCCAGACCCTCGTCGGTCACCAGGTCGGCGGCGAGCACCTCGCTGCTCACCCCGTAGCGCAGGCGTAGCTCCTCGGCGACGGAGACGAGACGCTTCTCGTCGCGGGCGACCAGGACGAGTGAGAATCCGTCGGCGGCCAGGCGGCGGGCGAAGGCGGCACCGATGCCGGCCGTCGCCCCCGTGATCAGTGCGGTTGGCATGCCTGCAGTCTAGGGACGACGCGGGCGGCGCGGACGGGGGCGGGCGTACGCGACCGGGCAAAATGGGGGTACGCCACGGGAAAGCGGGCGTACGCGACTGTCGGCGGTCATCATCCCGTAGATGAGAAAAAAGAAAGCCCCGGCCGGGGCTTTCTTCGCGTTGTACCCCCCCTGCCTTGCTCCCTCTCTTCGCCTCGCGCGGGCGAAGAGGGGTGGTGGCGTGGGGGCTCACCTACAGCCAGGGGGTGTTATGCCCCCGGTAGGTTGGCGGTCGGGCGAAGACCGCCCAGGGAAAGAAGTGCCCTGCCGGGGGAATTCGTTAGGTGGGTGAAGTAGAGGTCAGGTGGGAAGGTCCCAACTCGGCCCGTCAGGCTCGCCCAGCCAGACATACTGGCGATCTCCGGTAACGGTGAGGCCGAACCCGGACTGGTGCGGACTTCCGGCGCCCTGCCACGTCAGGATGGCCTCCTCGACCTCGTCCCACAGCCTGACCGGCCCGTGCTGGTACACCGTCCATCCGCCATCGGGGTCCGGCCTGACGTCGGTCTGCGCTCCGTTGCTGACATCGAGCAGCGTGAAGATGTCCTCGGCCCAGCCGTGCTGGGCGTTCGGGGCGGCGAGCTGGGCGACGAACAGGGCCGTTTCGTCCTTGAGCAGCGCCGGGTCGATCCTGCTCGCGCTCACCTCACCGATGCCCATGGTCATGTCCCCTCGGCGCGGCGGCGTGTGCGGGCGGGCGATCATGAAGTACACGTCGTCGTTGACGAACCGCCCGCTCGCCGAACCGTCCCCGGCGACCCGCAGATGGGCACACGCGACACCATCCGTCCATCCCCGCATGGGGGCGGTGATCGTCCCCCCTTCACGGACCTGGTCCAGCCACACCGGTGGGATGGTCCTCACCGAGCAGGTCGCGATGAGCCGGTCGTAGGGGGCGTTGGCCTCGTACCCGAGCAGCCCGTCTCCCTCTACGAGCGTGGGCTCGTATCCGGCCTGGAGGATGGCGGCCCTGGCGCGAGTCGCGATCACGGAGTCGTACTCGATGGACGTCACGGCCTTGTCACCGAGCCGATGACACATCAGGGCGGTGGAATATCCCGTACCGGTGCCGATCTCCAGGACGTTGTCACCTTCGTCGATCCCGGCCATCTCCATCATCCGCACGACGAGTCCGGGGAGGGTGGACGACGAGGTGGGATTCAAAATCATCACCGGCTCGGTCGCGTCCTCGGCCAGCACGCCGTTGAGCTGGGTGACCCACGTCTCGTCGGTGTAGACGAGTCTCAGCCAGTCCTCGGCGCTTATCCCATCACGCCGGACCGGAGTCCAGCCCCGCTCCTCGTAGCGGTAGACGGCCTCTCCCAGGAACAGTTCGCGGGG
This region of Streptosporangium sp. NBC_01495 genomic DNA includes:
- a CDS encoding glutathione peroxidase, coding for MGIRDIAIHTLADAPTTLAELAGDKTVLVVNVASKCGLTPQYAGLVDLQRTYGDRGFTVVGVPCNQFLGQEPGSAEEIQEFCSTTYGVDFPLLAKTEVNGDDRHPLYDALTATPDAEGEAGDVKWNFEKFLVARDGEVLARFRPTVEPGDPALIAAIEKSL
- a CDS encoding LacI family DNA-binding transcriptional regulator codes for the protein MNMRRTTIKDVAGAAGVGVATVSRVLSGGSASPETRERVLTVAAQLDYRPSALGRNLRQRRSGGIGLLLPDITDTFYGRVADGVLACARSAGEPVIVGATGDDPEREAELIGMLLEQGVDRVVAIPSGDGDSWAPTLRAGVITVFAHRLSAGRDDIPAVVADDRAGVRTAVDYLTGLGHRRIAYLGGPGQEQRLSVFRQALGPLVDEELVVVARGSRDSAYAAAAGLFQHRPDLTAVLAGGNLLGEAAVLAARELDLRIPRDLSLIMFDDVPWAELCSPPLTVIAQPARDIGYRAAELVLRGGSRRPRGVLLPTELIVRGSCAARGTSRSPR
- a CDS encoding ABC transporter ATP-binding protein: MASIVLSKVDKIYAGGVKAVNGLDLEIKDGEFMVLVGPSGCGKSTALRMIAGLEDISGGEIAIGDRVVNHLPPKDRDIAMVFQNYALYPHMTVEENLAFGLKLRKMPKAEIAKRVGEAAKMLGLDQYLKRKPAALSGGQRQRVAMGRAIVREPQAFLMDEPLSNLDAKLRVSMRASLNTLHERLGVTTVYVTHDQVEAMTLGDRVCVLRDGLLQQVDTPQNLFDKPVNLFVAGFMGSPSMNFVTAELVRGEGGAAVTFAGFKLPVPAETFTEKQGLDQYFGKQIILGIRPSDFDDSIAANGSSSGWVRLPVRAEVTEELGSEINVLFLIDAPPVQHQDTVAAAADDGEEDATLPLVGDKSLWTARVNSRSHVRPGQNIELIVDTHNLHFFDPVSGLAIGHEANARV
- a CDS encoding SDR family NAD(P)-dependent oxidoreductase, with translation MPTALITGATAGIGAAFARRLAADGFSLVLVARDEKRLVSVAEELRLRYGVSSEVLAADLVTDEGLEAVERRLHEGVDLLVNNAGFGHRGHFLDVPAEEELRMLKLHCEAVLRLTLAALPGMRERDRGAVINVASVAAFFTRGSYSASKAWVVSFSESVAVEMAGSRVRVMALCPGFVHTEFHERASMDKSGIPEFFWLSADNVVREAMRDLARGVRVSIPDLRYKVIVRVGRLLPLHLIGRFSRRLARR
- the tgmC gene encoding ATP-grasp peptide maturase system methyltransferase — translated: MNLAADLRHTMAAAIGSDAWHAALEAVPRELFLGEAVYRYEERGWTPVRRDGISAEDWLRLVYTDETWVTQLNGVLAEDATEPVMILNPTSSSTLPGLVVRMMEMAGIDEGDNVLEIGTGTGYSTALMCHRLGDKAVTSIEYDSVIATRARAAILQAGYEPTLVEGDGLLGYEANAPYDRLIATCSVRTIPPVWLDQVREGGTITAPMRGWTDGVACAHLRVAGDGSASGRFVNDDVYFMIARPHTPPRRGDMTMGIGEVSASRIDPALLKDETALFVAQLAAPNAQHGWAEDIFTLLDVSNGAQTDVRPDPDGGWTVYQHGPVRLWDEVEEAILTWQGAGSPHQSGFGLTVTGDRQYVWLGEPDGPSWDLPT